From Nitrospirota bacterium, the proteins below share one genomic window:
- a CDS encoding slipin family protein: MNLLFSPFGLLVLVVILVLMGFNVLREYERAVIFRWGRLARGIVGGNGPGVVIIIPFIDKLVRVSLRTVAMDVPPQDVITRDNVTVKVNAVIYFRVVDQQRAIVEVEDYLYATSMMAQTTLRSVLGQSQLDDLLAKREEINAELQRIIDQQTEPWGVKVTAVEVKNVDLPQEMQRAIARQAEAERERRAKVIHAEGEFQAAQRLAEAANVISQNPAALQLRYLQTLVEVGAEKNSTTIFPIPIDILAPFIKRLENR; the protein is encoded by the coding sequence ATGAATCTGCTGTTCAGTCCGTTCGGCCTACTGGTGCTCGTCGTGATCCTCGTCCTGATGGGCTTCAACGTCCTCCGGGAATACGAGCGGGCGGTGATTTTTCGATGGGGACGCTTGGCGCGCGGGATCGTCGGCGGCAACGGACCCGGAGTCGTCATCATCATTCCCTTCATCGATAAGTTGGTCCGCGTGAGCCTGCGGACCGTGGCGATGGATGTGCCCCCTCAGGACGTGATCACCAGAGACAACGTCACGGTGAAAGTGAACGCGGTGATCTATTTTCGCGTTGTGGATCAGCAGCGGGCCATCGTCGAAGTGGAGGATTATCTGTATGCCACTTCCATGATGGCCCAAACGACGCTCCGCAGCGTGCTCGGGCAAAGCCAGTTGGACGATCTATTGGCCAAACGAGAAGAGATCAACGCGGAACTGCAGCGGATCATCGATCAGCAGACCGAGCCGTGGGGCGTGAAGGTCACAGCCGTCGAGGTCAAGAACGTGGATCTGCCCCAGGAAATGCAGCGGGCCATCGCCCGTCAAGCCGAAGCCGAGCGCGAACGACGCGCCAAGGTGATCCACGCCGAAGGCGAATTTCAAGCGGCCCAGCGGTTGGCCGAAGCGGCCAACGTCATCAGCCAGAACCCGGCGGCCCTTCAGCTCCGTTATCTGCAGACGCTGGTTGAGGTGGGCGCCGAGAAGAATTCGACCACCATTTTTCCGATTCCTATCGACATTCTGGCTCCCTTCATCAAGAGATTGGAAAACCGGTAA
- a CDS encoding sigma-70 family RNA polymerase sigma factor has translation MKDERDETVFEDDRPASTASNLELETDDSEASDLLEMIEQDTGGAAKSPEVSGEPESNVRLEGPMVLESLYFRSFGERPLLTREEEIALAKRIDQGTRVVRTALRTAVKVASRMRKAEKIVQATRTLQVVRRLSGLSATALDRAEASLTILCEYAKGPGRQAASNFRRLKDLRLQVREARAVLESAKDELVRCNLRLVVDVAKHYTGRGLSLLDLVQEGNIGLMKAAERYEYRKGFKFSTYATWWIRQGITRALADQSRTIRIPVHQTEASNRMLRVSRRLVQQLGRPPRIEELAQALGARPDKLHETMQAFQEPIALENPVGDGETQFGELLPDLQAVPPDAHVHRTELTRELDRILGTLTPREQTVIRLRFGIGQDEPRTLEQVGQSLSVTRERIRQIEAKALKKLKAPEIKQMFAAIR, from the coding sequence ATGAAGGACGAACGAGACGAGACAGTTTTCGAAGATGATCGGCCCGCTTCCACCGCCTCGAACTTGGAGCTTGAGACGGACGATTCGGAAGCCAGCGACCTGTTGGAAATGATCGAGCAGGATACTGGCGGCGCGGCGAAGTCTCCGGAAGTTTCCGGGGAACCCGAATCGAACGTCCGTCTTGAAGGACCGATGGTGTTGGAGTCCCTGTACTTCCGTTCGTTTGGCGAGCGTCCACTGCTGACCCGTGAAGAAGAGATTGCCCTCGCGAAACGGATCGACCAGGGAACCAGGGTCGTTCGGACGGCGCTCCGCACCGCGGTGAAGGTGGCTTCCCGCATGCGTAAGGCGGAGAAGATCGTGCAGGCGACGCGGACGCTGCAGGTCGTGCGTCGGTTGAGCGGTCTTTCTGCGACTGCGCTCGACCGGGCTGAGGCAAGCTTGACGATCCTATGCGAGTACGCCAAGGGTCCGGGCAGACAGGCAGCGTCGAACTTTCGGCGCTTGAAAGATCTTCGGTTGCAGGTCCGCGAAGCGCGGGCCGTCCTCGAGAGCGCGAAAGACGAGCTGGTCCGCTGCAACCTACGCCTCGTCGTCGACGTGGCCAAGCATTATACGGGGCGCGGCTTGAGCCTCCTTGACTTGGTGCAGGAAGGCAACATCGGCCTCATGAAAGCGGCCGAACGGTACGAATATCGCAAGGGGTTCAAGTTCAGCACCTACGCAACGTGGTGGATCAGGCAGGGGATCACCAGAGCCCTGGCGGACCAATCGCGGACGATTCGGATTCCGGTCCATCAGACCGAAGCATCGAACCGCATGTTGCGGGTGTCGAGACGGCTCGTTCAGCAACTGGGGCGTCCGCCTCGGATTGAAGAGTTGGCCCAGGCGCTCGGCGCTCGCCCGGATAAGCTGCATGAGACGATGCAGGCGTTCCAGGAACCCATTGCCCTGGAGAACCCGGTGGGGGACGGTGAGACCCAGTTCGGCGAACTCTTGCCCGATCTTCAGGCCGTGCCGCCCGATGCCCATGTTCATCGGACGGAGCTGACCCGAGAATTGGACCGAATCCTGGGCACCCTGACACCGAGAGAACAAACCGTCATTCGGTTGCGTTTCGGGATCGGTCAGGATGAACCCCGGACATTGGAACAGGTAGGCCAGAGTCTCTCCGTCACTCGCGAACGGATCCGGCAGATTGAGGCCAAGGCGCTGAAGAAACTGAAGGCGCCAGAGATCAAGCAGATGTTCGCGGCAATTCGCTGA
- a CDS encoding trypsin-like peptidase domain-containing protein, producing the protein MACCLSLLVATSGQVLAQQGTDLPSAKKTFPVPVVVAKVRPSVVTILTRGVPPNPSQHSPSSGSGSGIIIDAGGYILTNNHLVEGVKSLVVGLPTGRLTPGRVVARDFLLDLALVKIAAADLVPAQLSQSLSLEIGETVVAIGNPLALKGGSSVTVGVVSALDRSVLAPNGETLYDLIQTDAAINPGNSGGPLVDLSGQVVGINVAVAPSAQAISYAISMEAAYPHIQSMLVRGSVFRPDLGFVPVTITPSIAASFNLDVDRGILAVQVDPSKAGGQAGLHSGDVITAVDNHQIYNMGDFWHVFLRPGEREPAQLTVYGKNGQFVATLPRAPFLKAAQ; encoded by the coding sequence ATGGCGTGTTGTCTCAGTCTTCTCGTGGCGACATCCGGTCAGGTTCTAGCGCAGCAGGGAACGGACCTGCCGAGCGCAAAAAAGACCTTTCCCGTGCCGGTCGTCGTGGCAAAGGTTCGACCTTCGGTCGTCACGATTCTCACACGGGGGGTCCCGCCGAATCCGTCGCAACATTCTCCCTCCTCCGGCTCGGGTTCGGGCATCATCATCGATGCCGGGGGATATATCCTGACCAACAACCATCTGGTCGAAGGCGTCAAGAGTCTCGTGGTCGGGTTGCCGACCGGGCGACTCACGCCAGGCCGCGTCGTAGCGCGAGATTTTCTGCTGGATTTGGCTTTAGTCAAAATCGCCGCCGCGGATCTGGTCCCGGCGCAGTTAAGCCAATCCTTGTCGCTGGAGATCGGCGAGACGGTGGTGGCGATCGGCAACCCCCTGGCCTTGAAAGGCGGGTCATCGGTCACTGTGGGCGTGGTCAGCGCTCTGGACCGATCGGTGTTGGCGCCCAACGGCGAGACTCTCTACGACCTGATCCAAACCGATGCGGCGATCAATCCGGGCAACAGCGGCGGCCCGCTGGTCGACCTCTCCGGCCAGGTCGTCGGGATCAATGTCGCGGTTGCGCCTTCGGCCCAAGCCATCAGCTATGCCATTTCGATGGAAGCCGCCTACCCGCACATTCAATCGATGCTGGTCCGCGGCTCCGTCTTTCGCCCGGACCTCGGATTCGTTCCCGTCACGATCACGCCCAGCATCGCGGCCAGCTTCAATTTGGACGTCGACCGAGGCATTCTGGCGGTGCAGGTCGATCCGTCCAAGGCCGGCGGCCAAGCCGGATTGCACTCGGGCGATGTGATCACCGCTGTGGACAATCATCAGATCTACAACATGGGCGATTTCTGGCACGTGTTCCTCCGTCCCGGCGAGCGGGAACCGGCTCAGCTGACGGTCTATGGGAAAAACGGTCAGTTTGTCGCCACATTGCCCCGTGCGCCGTTTTTGAAGGCGGCCCAGTAA
- the lipB gene encoding lipoyl(octanoyl) transferase LipB — protein MKRSGVLIQHDVLAYETAWELQKTLVEELARNLRPDTLLLLEHQPVFTLGRSTKLEHWGGDEMVLRALGCSVHQVERGGSVTYHGPGQLVGYPILRLTRYCPGPRAYMRLLEEVVIRTLAEWGIQGRRFEKLPGVWVGHDQPAKIAAMGVRIARGVTMHGFSLNVTVDTTPFKWIVPCGIEDCAVTSMAAWLGCPVNMVDVRRRISAFFAEVFDIQWDEVLIGVDAHGTPDPRVSDLD, from the coding sequence ATGAAACGCTCCGGCGTCCTGATCCAACACGATGTGCTCGCCTACGAAACGGCGTGGGAACTCCAGAAGACGTTGGTCGAGGAGCTGGCGCGGAATCTCCGCCCCGACACGCTGCTCCTGCTGGAGCACCAACCGGTCTTTACGCTCGGACGCAGCACAAAGCTCGAGCACTGGGGTGGCGATGAGATGGTCCTGCGCGCCCTCGGTTGCTCCGTGCATCAGGTCGAGCGGGGCGGATCGGTGACCTATCATGGACCGGGACAACTCGTCGGCTATCCCATTCTGCGACTTACTCGCTACTGTCCGGGGCCCAGAGCCTACATGAGACTTTTAGAGGAGGTGGTCATCAGGACTTTGGCAGAATGGGGTATTCAAGGGCGGCGCTTCGAGAAATTGCCAGGGGTCTGGGTCGGACACGACCAGCCCGCAAAGATTGCGGCGATGGGTGTCCGGATCGCCCGGGGCGTGACCATGCACGGGTTCTCGCTCAATGTGACAGTGGATACGACCCCGTTCAAATGGATTGTCCCTTGCGGCATCGAGGACTGCGCCGTCACTTCGATGGCCGCATGGCTCGGGTGTCCGGTGAACATGGTGGACGTCAGGCGCCGGATCAGCGCCTTCTTCGCCGAGGTGTTCGATATCCAATGGGACGAGGTCCTCATCGGCGTCGATGCGCATGGGACGCCAGATCCGCGCGTGTCGGACTTGGACTGA
- a CDS encoding Glu/Leu/Phe/Val dehydrogenase, whose translation MNELDTPTYRLAVAQFDQAAEALNLDPNLRQRLKLPQRSLIVSIPVRMDNGTVEVFTGYRVQHDSSRGPSKGGIRYHPDVNLGEVAALAMWMTWKCALAGLPYGGAKGGVKVAPKKLSRSELQRLTRRYAAEIFPLIGPDKDVPAPDVGTDAQVMAWIMDTYSQQVGYAVQGVVTGKPLSIGGSLGREEATGRGVVYVTMEALRHLKMDIEKTTVAIQGFGNVGSNTALIMQEAGAKVVAVSDVSGGLYNAKGLDVPELLRRYRTNGQTLRDTKMGDFLTNEELLQLDCTVLVPAALSEQITEKNASKLRCRILAEGANGPTTLEADRILIDKGIFIIPDILANSGGVIVSYFEWVQDAQRFFWKAKDIQERLHEIITNAFHRTLHFASAKKTTMRMAALMSGIDKVAQAHLQRGLYP comes from the coding sequence ATGAATGAGCTTGATACCCCAACCTATCGTTTAGCCGTCGCCCAGTTCGACCAGGCCGCCGAAGCGCTGAATCTGGACCCCAATCTGCGACAACGGTTGAAACTGCCGCAACGGTCCCTAATCGTCAGCATCCCCGTCCGGATGGATAACGGGACTGTGGAAGTGTTCACCGGCTATCGCGTGCAACATGATTCCTCGCGAGGCCCCTCGAAGGGCGGAATTCGCTATCACCCCGATGTGAACCTCGGCGAGGTCGCGGCGTTAGCCATGTGGATGACCTGGAAATGTGCCCTGGCCGGGCTTCCCTACGGCGGCGCGAAGGGCGGCGTCAAGGTAGCGCCCAAAAAGCTGTCGCGCTCCGAGCTGCAGCGATTGACCCGGCGGTATGCCGCGGAGATCTTTCCCTTGATCGGTCCTGACAAAGACGTGCCGGCTCCCGATGTCGGTACCGACGCCCAGGTGATGGCTTGGATTATGGACACGTACAGCCAACAGGTCGGCTACGCCGTGCAGGGCGTCGTGACAGGGAAGCCGCTTTCGATCGGCGGTAGTCTGGGCCGCGAGGAAGCCACCGGTCGCGGCGTCGTGTACGTAACCATGGAGGCTCTCCGCCATCTGAAGATGGATATTGAGAAGACGACCGTCGCCATCCAAGGATTCGGCAATGTCGGCTCCAACACGGCGCTGATTATGCAGGAGGCCGGCGCCAAAGTCGTTGCGGTAAGCGACGTTTCGGGAGGTCTCTACAACGCGAAGGGGCTGGATGTCCCTGAGTTGCTCAGGCGCTATCGGACCAACGGGCAGACCCTTCGGGACACCAAGATGGGCGACTTTCTCACCAACGAAGAGCTGCTGCAGTTGGATTGCACGGTGCTGGTGCCGGCCGCCCTGTCCGAGCAAATCACCGAAAAGAACGCGTCCAAGCTCCGCTGCCGCATTCTGGCCGAGGGAGCCAACGGGCCCACCACGCTTGAAGCCGATCGCATTCTCATCGACAAGGGGATATTCATTATCCCCGACATCCTGGCCAATTCCGGGGGTGTCATCGTATCCTATTTCGAGTGGGTGCAGGACGCCCAACGGTTCTTCTGGAAAGCCAAGGATATCCAGGAGCGCCTGCACGAGATCATTACCAACGCGTTCCATCGCACGTTGCATTTTGCATCGGCAAAGAAAACCACGATGCGGATGGCGGCGTTGATGAGCGGAATCGACAAGGTGGCCCAGGCGCATTTGCAACGCGGGCTTTATCCGTAA
- a CDS encoding group 1 truncated hemoglobin, which yields MMHRRSWFTGVLVSGIVVVMAGCAEGTGSSRPAKSLYDRLGGKEAITAVVDQFVANVAADARINGRFATTDIPKLKRHLVDQVCMATGGPCTYTGRDMKTTHAGMKITNADFDALVEDLVGALDKFNVPEREQKELLALLGPMKKDIVEVP from the coding sequence ATGATGCATAGACGGTCGTGGTTCACAGGGGTCCTAGTCAGCGGAATCGTTGTCGTGATGGCGGGATGCGCGGAGGGAACGGGGAGTTCAAGACCGGCCAAGTCGCTTTATGATCGGCTCGGCGGCAAGGAAGCCATTACGGCCGTGGTGGACCAGTTCGTCGCGAACGTGGCGGCAGACGCCCGGATCAACGGGCGGTTTGCCACGACCGACATTCCGAAGCTCAAGCGGCATCTCGTCGACCAAGTCTGCATGGCCACCGGTGGGCCCTGCACCTATACAGGGCGGGACATGAAAACCACGCACGCCGGCATGAAGATCACCAACGCCGACTTCGACGCATTGGTCGAGGATCTGGTCGGCGCCTTGGATAAATTCAATGTGCCGGAACGGGAGCAGAAGGAGCTGCTGGCTCTGCTCGGACCGATGAAGAAAGATATCGTCGAGGTGCCGTAA
- a CDS encoding LysR substrate-binding domain-containing protein yields MELRHLRYFLAVADAQNFSRAAETVHVSQPSLSVQIRALEEELGARLFDRLGRKVVLTRAGEIFREHAERVMRELEQASQSVQELQGARRGRLVVGALSTVNSYLIPPLVARFKRRFPGIHLQVHAQPSSDIVAALLANRLDMGICLLPAAGDRLTATHLFDERLALVAPASFPLRKPRLRMRELAGLPLVLMPVDYCLRKMIEAECGKAGIEPQVVLEMTSPEGILEAVAEGTGLTILPELYVRLHLRRRRLRTLDLIDPTPRHSVGLVHPTNRYQSLAAREFARLCQATVNELLSASRDVASRRTGSGTSG; encoded by the coding sequence ATGGAGCTCAGGCACCTGCGATATTTTCTTGCCGTCGCCGATGCTCAGAACTTTTCACGAGCCGCGGAAACCGTGCATGTCTCCCAGCCGTCTCTTTCGGTTCAGATCCGTGCGTTGGAAGAGGAGTTGGGAGCCCGACTATTCGACCGCCTCGGGAGGAAGGTCGTGCTGACGCGGGCGGGAGAAATCTTCCGCGAGCACGCCGAACGAGTGATGAGGGAACTGGAGCAGGCGTCGCAGTCGGTTCAGGAGCTGCAAGGCGCCAGGCGAGGGCGACTGGTCGTGGGCGCGCTGTCCACGGTAAACTCCTACCTCATTCCTCCGCTCGTGGCTCGCTTCAAGCGCCGGTTTCCCGGTATTCACCTTCAGGTCCACGCCCAACCGTCGTCGGACATCGTGGCCGCACTGTTGGCCAATCGCCTGGATATGGGGATTTGCCTGCTTCCCGCCGCCGGCGATCGCTTGACAGCGACGCATTTGTTCGATGAACGGCTTGCATTAGTCGCTCCTGCGAGCTTTCCGCTCCGGAAACCTCGCCTGAGAATGCGGGAGTTGGCCGGTCTCCCGCTCGTCCTGATGCCTGTGGACTACTGTTTACGCAAAATGATCGAAGCCGAGTGCGGCAAGGCTGGCATCGAACCGCAGGTCGTTCTTGAGATGACGTCCCCGGAGGGCATTCTCGAAGCGGTGGCGGAGGGGACGGGCTTGACGATCCTGCCGGAGCTCTACGTGCGTCTTCACCTGCGCAGACGGCGACTCCGCACTCTCGATCTTATCGACCCGACACCGCGGCATTCGGTGGGGCTGGTTCATCCCACCAATCGGTATCAGAGTCTTGCGGCAAGAGAGTTCGCCCGTCTTTGCCAAGCGACCGTGAATGAATTGTTGTCCGCATCAAGGGACGTGGCGTCTCGACGGACCGGCTCGGGCACTAGCGGCTGA
- a CDS encoding D-alanyl-D-alanine carboxypeptidase family protein yields MESGKDDRHRWWRTSGLVLLLVAWCFAQSASVAGAESYPVPPQQEQFVQTVKTPRLLPWRRIPAHGVLLKDLKTGRTLYEFGASKRLSPASLTKIMSALVILEYGNLDDQVVVSPRAARAHKIRLRLKAGQVFRLEDLLKAMLIVSANDACLAAVEHVGGDEEKFVLLMNAKAGALGLTDSHFSNGCGFDAPDHYSTAEDLAKLSEIALRHPVFRQLVRVEREIITPINGNRPYLLRNTNRLLGTVPGVEGVKTGFTSKAGRCLIAKVSRDGRDLLLVLLNAKRRWNTASRLIRFGLDALDGGPDALR; encoded by the coding sequence ATGGAGAGCGGAAAAGACGACCGCCACCGCTGGTGGAGAACGAGCGGGCTGGTCTTGTTGCTCGTCGCGTGGTGTTTCGCCCAGTCCGCTTCGGTGGCCGGCGCCGAATCGTATCCCGTGCCCCCGCAACAGGAGCAGTTCGTTCAGACGGTGAAAACGCCGCGCCTATTGCCTTGGCGTCGGATTCCTGCGCACGGCGTCTTGCTCAAGGACCTCAAAACGGGACGGACGCTGTACGAATTCGGAGCCTCGAAGCGTCTGTCGCCGGCGAGTTTGACCAAGATCATGTCGGCGCTGGTCATCCTGGAATACGGCAATCTGGATGATCAAGTCGTCGTCAGCCCTCGGGCCGCGCGCGCCCACAAGATCCGTTTGCGGCTGAAGGCAGGGCAGGTGTTTCGACTGGAAGATCTGCTCAAAGCCATGTTGATCGTGTCGGCCAACGACGCGTGCCTGGCGGCCGTGGAGCACGTGGGTGGAGATGAAGAAAAGTTCGTGCTGCTGATGAACGCCAAGGCGGGCGCGTTGGGCCTGACCGACAGTCATTTCAGTAACGGGTGCGGATTCGATGCGCCTGATCATTACTCCACTGCGGAAGACCTGGCCAAGCTGAGCGAGATCGCCCTTCGGCATCCGGTCTTCAGACAGTTGGTGCGGGTGGAACGGGAGATCATTACACCCATCAACGGGAACCGGCCTTACCTGCTTCGAAATACCAACCGTCTTCTCGGAACCGTGCCCGGCGTCGAGGGAGTGAAGACCGGATTCACGTCGAAAGCTGGTCGGTGCTTGATCGCGAAGGTCTCTCGAGACGGGAGAGATCTCTTGCTGGTGCTGCTCAACGCCAAGCGCCGTTGGAATACCGCGTCACGCCTGATCCGTTTTGGGCTTGACGCGCTCGATGGCGGACCAGATGCACTCCGGTAG
- a CDS encoding VCBS repeat-containing protein, producing the protein MTRQEYPGAARINAIGNSWRYAELLGCSGSLLLVGGLLILLAFLGISGCSKKDSYVPPDLFYLFASYPVGKNPTSVTPADFNGDGFTDLMTTNIGGSTLSLLFGNGDGTFKDQVQISVCREPRALAAKDFDRDDRLDVAVACSGSDQVAIYYGRAGGAFQEGPRYAVHRTPVSIASEDLNGDQKPDLVVALRNDKIKIFLGTEGGQFEEGQQYEYGDTPTAVALADLNGDGHVDLAVTNGGPMSSAVSIWIGNGDGTFRDPTDYRTGKRPLGVSFADFNNDRIRDLLVINGDKDTFTIFLGNGNATFQNGKDSGADAGPNFGLAKDFNGDHIPDVAIVNLQSSNLSILFGKGDGTFEYPPRNYRTKAGPFALAEFHVTTKDEEEPGLVTADNGAGTVSIFLHRGLKALASPDHRQG; encoded by the coding sequence ATGACACGTCAAGAGTACCCTGGAGCAGCCCGGATCAACGCTATCGGGAACTCTTGGCGATATGCCGAGCTCCTCGGCTGTTCCGGCTCGCTTCTGCTTGTCGGCGGTCTGCTGATTCTCCTCGCTTTCCTGGGAATCAGCGGCTGCTCCAAGAAAGACTCCTATGTCCCGCCCGATCTGTTTTACCTGTTCGCCAGCTATCCGGTGGGGAAAAACCCGACCTCAGTGACTCCGGCCGATTTCAATGGCGACGGGTTTACCGATCTGATGACCACCAACATCGGCGGCAGTACCCTGTCCCTGCTGTTCGGCAACGGCGACGGCACGTTCAAAGATCAGGTTCAGATCAGCGTGTGCAGAGAGCCGCGCGCGTTGGCGGCCAAGGATTTCGATCGGGACGATAGGTTGGACGTTGCGGTTGCCTGCTCCGGCAGCGATCAGGTGGCAATCTATTACGGACGGGCTGGCGGCGCTTTTCAAGAAGGACCTCGGTATGCGGTCCACCGGACGCCCGTGTCCATCGCCAGCGAAGACCTGAACGGCGATCAGAAGCCGGACCTTGTCGTTGCCTTGCGGAACGACAAGATCAAGATCTTTCTCGGAACGGAAGGAGGACAATTCGAAGAGGGGCAGCAATACGAGTACGGCGACACCCCGACAGCGGTCGCGCTCGCCGATCTCAACGGGGACGGACATGTCGATCTGGCGGTCACCAACGGAGGGCCGATGTCCAGCGCCGTCTCTATTTGGATCGGCAATGGAGACGGGACGTTTCGGGATCCCACCGATTATCGAACCGGCAAACGCCCGTTGGGCGTCAGCTTCGCCGACTTCAATAATGACCGCATCCGGGACCTCCTCGTGATCAACGGCGACAAGGACACGTTTACGATCTTTCTCGGAAACGGCAACGCGACATTCCAGAACGGGAAGGACTCCGGAGCCGACGCCGGTCCGAATTTCGGTCTCGCGAAGGACTTCAACGGCGACCATATCCCCGACGTGGCCATCGTGAATCTCCAGTCGAGCAATCTGTCGATTCTTTTCGGCAAAGGCGACGGGACCTTTGAATACCCGCCAAGAAACTATCGTACGAAAGCCGGGCCGTTCGCCCTTGCGGAGTTTCACGTGACAACCAAGGACGAAGAGGAACCGGGTCTGGTGACAGCCGACAACGGCGCCGGCACCGTCTCGATCTTTCTCCATCGGGGCCTGAAGGCGCTGGCGTCGCCGGACCACCGTCAAGGATGA
- a CDS encoding PCP reductase family protein, which translates to MGSFESREPSVASDIRWTEDALKRMERAPAFLRGMVRRLAEKKARELGYAEITAEILEQFKNQMMGRMGGESGMAAAADQMAKGRLPWTAAARERLEAVPEFMRHMIKQIAEEIAQERGHLEVNVELFEKVEALGDIRETEGPPIEWTEGALARLQQKIREAPPIALDFVSDMLKRDAEDLAREKGFSRIDETTLVQLWDSPQERIAWTDEAWKRLQTSPDFVRSGIRKAAERRARKLGLKEIDSAHLTMFRNQAMMKAVKRIRSFGYNELTFDAFETALQKTKRLQGNEQAEKRLQEIREHFNDPATKKPEGGTLGAELMQRFRKYLKGEGPLDV; encoded by the coding sequence ATGGGATCATTCGAATCACGGGAACCGTCCGTCGCCTCCGACATCCGATGGACTGAGGACGCACTCAAACGCATGGAGCGGGCCCCGGCGTTCCTGCGCGGGATGGTCCGGCGCCTGGCGGAGAAAAAGGCGCGCGAACTGGGTTACGCCGAGATCACGGCGGAGATTCTGGAGCAGTTCAAGAACCAGATGATGGGGCGCATGGGCGGCGAGTCTGGGATGGCAGCCGCCGCCGATCAGATGGCGAAGGGCCGCCTCCCCTGGACCGCCGCGGCCCGGGAACGGTTGGAGGCCGTTCCCGAATTCATGCGTCACATGATCAAGCAGATCGCCGAGGAGATCGCTCAGGAGCGAGGCCATCTCGAGGTCAACGTCGAGCTTTTCGAGAAAGTCGAAGCGTTGGGCGACATCCGGGAAACCGAGGGGCCGCCGATCGAGTGGACGGAGGGAGCGTTGGCCCGCCTTCAGCAGAAGATCAGGGAAGCGCCGCCGATCGCGCTGGATTTTGTGAGCGACATGCTCAAGCGCGACGCGGAGGACTTGGCCCGGGAAAAAGGGTTCAGCCGCATCGACGAGACGACGCTGGTCCAATTGTGGGATTCTCCACAGGAACGGATCGCCTGGACCGATGAAGCGTGGAAGCGGCTTCAGACCTCTCCGGATTTCGTCCGGAGCGGCATCCGCAAGGCGGCCGAGCGCCGGGCGCGCAAGTTGGGACTCAAGGAGATCGATTCCGCCCATCTCACGATGTTCCGAAACCAGGCGATGATGAAAGCGGTGAAGCGGATCCGATCGTTCGGCTACAACGAGCTGACCTTCGATGCGTTCGAGACGGCGCTCCAGAAGACCAAGCGCCTGCAGGGCAACGAACAGGCGGAGAAGCGCTTGCAGGAAATCCGCGAGCACTTCAACGATCCCGCCACCAAGAAACCGGAAGGCGGCACCTTGGGCGCCGAACTGATGCAGCGATTCCGAAAGTATCTCAAAGGAGAAGGCCCCCTCGACGTCTAA
- a CDS encoding HU family DNA-binding protein has product MTKAQIIERVSEQVTTLTKRQAEIVVNTIFNSIRDSLKKGDKTEIRGFGSFRLRARRMKEGRNPKTGATVAVPAKKVPFFKAGKELKELLNK; this is encoded by the coding sequence ATGACGAAAGCACAGATCATCGAGCGGGTTTCTGAGCAGGTCACCACGTTGACGAAGCGACAGGCGGAAATCGTAGTGAATACGATCTTCAACAGCATCCGCGACTCGCTCAAGAAAGGAGACAAGACCGAGATTCGAGGATTCGGCAGTTTTCGTCTCCGCGCTCGACGGATGAAAGAGGGACGCAATCCCAAAACCGGCGCCACGGTGGCCGTGCCCGCGAAGAAGGTCCCCTTCTTCAAGGCCGGGAAAGAATTGAAAGAACTGCTCAACAAGTAA